The following proteins come from a genomic window of Corallococcus sp. NCRR:
- a CDS encoding glycoside hydrolase family 19 protein produces the protein MILESLVLAAVAAAGAPKVVKKMKPTLDLSGLTLAQLQAIMPNLSTALAQEYAPLLALAMNEAAINTPIRRAAFLAQLAHESGEFRWMEEIASGAAYEGRKDLGNTQPGDGIRYKGRGPIQVTGRANYRDAGQALGIDLENNPKRAAEPAIGFRTAAWYWTSRNINARADAGDLVGVTKLINGGTNGLEDRRKFYDRAVKVLGVTA, from the coding sequence ATGATCCTCGAATCTCTCGTGCTCGCGGCCGTCGCTGCTGCGGGCGCTCCCAAGGTGGTGAAGAAGATGAAGCCGACGCTCGACCTGTCGGGGCTCACGCTGGCGCAGCTCCAGGCCATCATGCCCAACCTGTCCACCGCGCTCGCGCAGGAGTACGCGCCCCTCTTGGCGCTCGCGATGAACGAGGCGGCCATCAACACGCCTATCCGCCGCGCTGCCTTCCTCGCGCAGCTCGCCCACGAGTCGGGGGAGTTCCGCTGGATGGAGGAGATTGCGTCCGGCGCGGCCTATGAGGGGCGGAAGGACTTGGGCAACACGCAGCCCGGAGACGGCATCCGGTACAAGGGACGCGGACCCATTCAGGTGACCGGCCGCGCCAACTACCGCGACGCTGGCCAGGCGCTGGGCATCGACCTGGAGAACAACCCGAAGCGCGCGGCCGAGCCCGCCATCGGGTTCCGCACTGCGGCCTGGTACTGGACCAGCCGCAACATCAACGCCCGCGCGGATGCCGGTGACCTGGTGGGCGTGACCAAGCTCATCAACGGCGGCACCAATGGCCTGGAGGACAGGCGGAAGTTCTACGACCGCGCGGTCAAGGTGCTCGGGGTGACGGCGTGA